The genomic window cctcagtaaATTATacaatgtaatgtatttccaacggcttggcaacacaaacatcacgcggtacgACCGCCTCTTCTCGCAGCATGACATCGCCTGACCCCagctgtcagtgacgtcaccatgacgtaagcgctcgagacGTCTATACACTACAGGTAAGGGGAAACttctcaatttatttatttatttcggtaATAACTAgaaaaccgtgcaacttttactggggtcatgttagGCAGGTTAGGTTCCTCTTGAGTTGACCTACCTCCGGTGTCGCTGTGACGTGGTACTTCTGGGTATGTATAGACTTTTTTCTCGTTCTGTGTTGTCAATGAATTCCAAATGTTTATTTGCATATCTTATGTGAATTATATGTGTTAATAGCGTTTCTTTGTATATATCCTGTACTTTTCCGTATCTATGTATATATGGATGTATTATAAACTGTACAGCAAAAGTTTTCAGTGGTTATTTACCGTTGGCAGCCCGATCAGCTACAACACCGTTTGCTTGATCTTATTCTAAGATAGGATGCCGTTTATTAGTATTTGCTTTAAAATGCGAGATTTTTTTAGAGGAAATACACATGAGGTTATGTTCGATGAAACAATTTTTTCTAGAGGGCCCCATAACTTCAAACGTGACGTTGTTGGGAACAAACGTGACCTTGGAAGCCTCACCTGCAAGCCTTCGCATAAATATCACCCCGTGTGGTCGGGCTCATAGCCCAAGCTCCGGTCCAATAGCAGCTACATTATGTATGAGCTGAATCCTACTAAACACCACTAACCCAATCTAAAACCAACCTTATCCCATTAACTTACGATCCATATCAACGTCAATGTTCCGGGGTATTGCTTGACGAGATCGCTGCGTTTAAAAATGGATGTTATAGGTAAGTAGCTAAGGTTGGTTTTTAAGTGGGTTTGGGTCATGTCCACACGTATTGAGCCGAATGAGTGATCGTTGCGTATTTATGAGCGAGCGGTATTGAAGGCGGATTACGCCTGGATCTGACCGAGATCATAGACTGAGCGAGAGTCCAAGGATCAGACAAACCAGTATGAATGAGCTCTCTGATATGTGTACCTACAGTTGTTGAGGTCTCGTTTCACTGGTACCTACAGCAGTGTGAAAATTCAGTTTATCTGCCGCCTACCGTGCCCCCGTCAAAAAGTGCAAGGgtactacctaccttttctcgaagcgctacGTCGTCTTTTTAACCCTTAACTAACTTAGGtatggattataccagataaacaaaattctcagaataaataataataatcggaATAATTGTCAATAGTGGactttttacatacaaaattttaatttcatagCTCTTAAAACACtagattttattgatatctaAAATACCCCGATGTCGTCACtgactcactgatgatcatcaaagtTCTTAGGGTAATTCCTGAAGCCATAGAAAGCTGAAGTTTGGCAtgcattttcttcttcttctcaattttcgtccttatggtaagcgacaatgtggtaccttttgattggaAACTTCACATTTACTTATGAGTTTAACCCCTTActgcatgtaataaaaatatttgtttaaatttgaactttaatagctgTCAATAGAGTAAATTCTCGCTTGCAGGAGAGCGAAAAGaagcaaaaaaaattattttacttaaagttttatagttatttggtacatattgaacttatttatcatttagACACATATGTTTACTATTTATTGGACCATacgaatattttgaatatagtggtaatcatgaaataaaagtattttggcTATTTCCATATCCGGTTTGATGAGTAAATGTTAATTGTACGATGTATGACATGACACAAAGTTTTTGATAAGTATGTCACAATTTTTGtgataatagtagtagtagtagtaaatcactttattgtacaaaacaaaaattgttaacatgaaattcatataaatttaggtacaaaggcgagcttatccctataagggatttcttccagctaaccttagagtaaatgagtggaaaattcgaattagatagatagacaaacttacagaacgtacaataatatttaaaaatttaattttctacatatgaaacacctcatgaagggagacctacctctatcactcaaacgtaggctcatggacatgtgcatacttccagtcctcacctacggtgctcagacttggtctttgacggaagctcagaagtccaaactcggggtttgtcagagaggtatggagcgcagcatattaggtgtgaaactcggggatcgcatccggaacaccacgctgcgctctaaaacccaaataatagatgtagctcggaaagcggacaagttaaagtgggactgggctggtcatgtctgccgcatgccgaatgacttgtgggccaaaataaccacagagtggctgccccatgagtcaaaccggggatccggcagacctcgtcggcgatggcgggataacttggactcctttttgagcgactggccagatgtagctcaaaaccgggaggagtggaagaagaggggggaggcctttgcccagcagtgggacacaataggctcgtaataataataataattaattttctgTTAACATAGTGTAATTATCCTATAGTAAAATGCGGATATtgcaaaaatcattttttttattagtgccaattatagcatattttttgttagagtctgttcggaaagagaagtcgtggaatgtaaaTTGGGTCCCATACaatccacgactcttctctgtACGCACAGACACTGTtctaaaattaattgaaaagcTATTTTCCCAAAAATTAATTTTCCAAACGTATTCTTAGCCGACGAAATATTGATAGATAGATTGAAAgttaaatttagaaaaataaacaaataatttgtaattgtaaagaTAATATTGTAATTGCAAAATAGGCAAATTtgatacataggtatatttttaaaagataataaatattctGGTTACGTCTTTTACGTGATGTAATTATAATCATAAGTATAGGAAGTATAAGTTAATTGTCACGTTTACTGATATAGGGCCAGAACTGTCATGTTATTGTCGAGGCTAGGACAGAGAAAATTTTCACAGGAATATTGCTAATAAAAAGGTTTATAGATGATATTACTGTTGGTTGGGACTCGAGTCCTTTGAGTCCTTTGCCTTAAGACTCGACTCAGTTTCACTAGagttatattgaccgggatatagaccggatatagacaaaaggtaatcacggtctatatcccggtcaatataagtctagtgaaactaaccgtgaatcattcaaaactctactcAGTTTTTCAGACTCTTATAATTCAATCTTAACTCGAGTTATTTTTAACTTGTTAGTGTCCCGAGTCTTTTGTAGAGACTTGAGTCGTTTTCAGAGAgctcttgatttttttttacaaacaatttcgAAATGCATTGTctttatgtaaaatttgtagATTATGTACACAAATCATACAGCAACGCCTAATTTCTTTACTGCTATTTAGgaaaaacctataaaattgtTGACGGAGTCTTTATTCGGAGGCTCGAGTCCTTTTGAGTTTCTCTTAAAAAAGACTCGACTTGGGTCTTTAAAGACTCAGAAGTGTTTTAAGCGCCGAGTCTCGTTAAAACGAGCTGTTCTTCAAATTCAGACTCAAAGGACTCCAGTTCCTACCAACACTAGATGATATGGAACTTGTAGAAGCCCACATAGGATTTAAAGTAGGCAATAACTAGGAAGTGTTACTAAGTAcgtttatttttcatcacaaaaaaaaatgaatgaaaaaacaGTATAAGTAGAAATAAGTCGTAAACCCACAGTTCGTGATCATGCAGTAAGCACGTTTTTACTATGCACTCAGAAATTGCAGTGTGTACTGATTCCTCGCATTTGTGACATTCGGCTCGAGAATGGTGGGTGGGTGGCGATGCGCGTTTATAATATGCGCCTGCGCGTGGTACGGAGATACCGCGCGAATACTCATCGTAGTGCCAACTCCTTCTATTAGCCATCAGGTAGTATTCCGCCCAATAGCACATGAGTTAGCAAAGCGTCATCgtgttgttattttgacaaCTGACCCAGCCTTTCCAGACCAGGCCCCGCCGAATCTCACAGAAATTGACCTACACGAATCCTACGCTCCATGGATCGACCGCTTTGTTAAAACCGCCTCTGGAAAGCGAAACGATTTATACACACAAATTAATACGGGGTATGATCTCATGTTAGAAATATTCCCAAAGCAAATGAAAAGTGAGGCTGTAAAGAGGGTgtttgaaaaagaaaaacagtTCGATCTAGTGATCACAGAAGGGTGGACGAGACCGGCACTAGCATTGTCTCATGTGTTCAAAGCGCCTGTTATAATGATAAGTAGTTTTGGGGGAACAGATGAACAATATCATCTAATGGGTGCTCCTGTCGACCCAATATTGTACCCAGACTATCTGCGCACGCGGCTGTTCAATCTTACATTATGGGAGAAAGTGACAGAGTTATATAATAGATACAAATTAAATCGGTTAAAAATGGCGTATGAGGAGAAGGAAGATGTGATGCTTCGTGTTTTGTTTGGAAAGGATACGCCTCCGTTAGAGGAGTTAAAGAATAATGTGGAGTTGCTGATGGTGAATATAGATCCTGTGTTTGAGGGCTACCGCCCTGTGCCGCCTAATGTGATACATTTGGGGAGCCTTAATTGTGCACCGTCTAAAGATCTGCCTCAGGTAAGTAGAAACAAAGTGTCAAATATTATCAGAAACCACTAACAATACTTATCTAAGGGCACttagatattatgtaatgtaatggAAAATCGAAAATGGTTGGAATAAattgggacacattttttcttATTAGAATCAATAGTGCTCATGATTCTGAGTAGAGACATTAATCTAAAATTTCTGGGAATCCTAAGAACACATGAACTTACAAGTGTGTCACATGAAATAAgaggtattatttttttaagagagtattttttgttaaaaggtATAAATTATTCTAATCACAATGAATAGTCAGAAATATTTTCACCGACCTATTGTGTTTGCTAACGTAGGTAACTTTGTTACCGTCTGAATACAATTAACTGAAATTCATAACACTGCAGTAATGAATCCACTTGTGATTGTTCAATGTTGATGCAGTGGACTGCCAGAGTAGGCTGTCCTCTTAAGCCAAATAGCGTCTCAAAGACAAATGCATTTGAAATTGGAATTCTCTGATAATTAACTTCAGGCACATGTTTTCATTCCGTTTTCATTTCAGATACCGCTAATTGGCTCATCAGGGCAAGTCCAAATAAATGGGTTAACCACATATAACTAATTATTATGATGATATTGAGTAACAAAAGTGATTTGTAATTcttgtataacttttttatttaaaaaaaagtaagatCAGCTAGAGATAGCTGATCACACACAGTCAACAAGTTACTATGTATCTACTTATCTGCTCATAAAAATTAAGGATAGGGACATGATTTGATGATGAAAAGGTCAGCGACAGTCACGGAAGcgttggtggcctagcggtaagagcgtgcgacttgcaatccggaggtcgcgggttcaaaccccggctcgtaccaatgagtttttcggaacttatgtacgaaatatcatttgatgtaCCAGTCgcctttcggtgaaggaaaacatcgtgaggaaaccggactgatcccaacaaggcctagtttctcctctgggttgaaaggtcagatggcagtcgctttcgtaaaaagtagtgcctacgcattggcgtaggcactacttccgcccgcttggcaactaaacCCAAGAATTGTCTTGGgtttagttgccaagcggaccccaggctcccatgaagcgtgcaaaaatgccgggacaacgcgaggaagatgatgatgataatcgATATTGTGTCAATAATTTACTTCAATCACTGAATTACACAGAGACAGAAGCTATTATACAGAGTGTCACCTAACCttagtttatttaagtttttagttttaagtattacatttaaattttaaatttatgttatatGATAAAGTATGACTTGCATACGAAACAAAATTCTGTTGTACAAATTTAATGTaactggttccccgcgatacaggtgcAACCTAGTGCGGGGGCCCCTGGTAACTATGTTTTGTAAATCTGTTtgtgaaataaactattctattctaatatatAGTCGTGCGTTCTTATCATAATCAATTCCTGAATagaatatttgaaataatatttataacacaTTATGCTCCTCTTTAGACTTTTCTATCTAAACGTAATCCATAccaataagtattataaatccAAAAGTAACTCGTGTCTGTCTGCTTGTATAATAGTTAGAGGCCCAGGTAAGGGCATGGGATAGTTTTATCCCGAAAACATCCCCTAAAGGAGTGAAAGGGGATTGAAAGTTGATATTGGGAACGAGtactatttagatactttccTTGATTGTTCCAGGACCTAAAATCATGGATGGATTCCTCAAAGCACGGAGTCATCTATATGAGCTTTGGAACGAACACGGATCCGTCGCTGCTTCCACCGGAGCGTATGGCGATCTTCATTCGGGTCTTCGAGAAACTGCGGTATAATGTACTGTGGACGTGGAAGGAGCCGCCAGAGGGACTACCGGCTAATGTGCGGACGTCAGCTTGGGTTCCGCAGTCTGATCTGCTgcgtaagtatatattattgtttgttgccggtcccatattgggataccctcctacaatttaggtgggaattaaatcttctcgggtccgtggtgtagggttggagccggcgtagtttttatcgcgtatatatatatatatctttacttgaaaataattgtagtgtataactagccttatgaaccgattttgcatgtacaaccagccttaaagtttgtagtctatgattgttcattattttagtatgtgggtatttttgcactttgtaatttttcctcagtcacccgttgaccacgaacgctgtaaagagttcgaaacgtcgggatgtattataaatttaatatacacgatataatccgttttcatagttttatttcattatatattatgacttaatagtagtttatgtgactgctacaaaATGCCTTATTatatacagttacatacactgctttataaACACACTATTCTCTCTTTGATGTGTTCAGGAGCCAGGAACCGCATGTTACGACTGCTTAAAATTTTTGCTGACGATTTGCGTCTCACAAAAACGTTAGGTACTGATAAGTTGTTTGTTACGCAGGCCATAAGAAGCTGGTCCTATTCATCACCCAAGGAGGCCTGCAATCTACAGACGAGGGCCTCCGCGCTGGTGTGCCTCTTCTAGCTTTCCCCATGCTTGTTGACCAGTGGTTTAATGCTGAGCAATATGAGAGGCTTGGTGTGGGGCGAAGACTGGAGTTTGCTTCATTCACTGATGATCAGCTACGGGAAAATATTGAAGAGCTGATAAAGGACAAAGGGTAAGATGTTCTTTAAGTATAGTTGTTTATGAAAGATACAATAGGGAAAACTCCCCGTGAAGTTAGCGATATATCTGGACTTGGCTCTTGGAGTTTACGAAGACGAATCAGCATTGCCATCTAGCGGtgcaatgcggccagccttctgggcaccgtACCGAGCGACTTCGAGTTagggcaatttttttatttgtttttaatttttaagtgtttCTTCGTTATTAAAAATAGTTTACGAAGTATATcgtcataattttaaataattgttgTCTGTCAAATATTCTATCTTATACGAGCGAGTAGTTTGACCACTGTCGCAATCATGGCCGCCATTAGGTACTGACGACTTTAAAGTAGGCTAGAAGATTCTGAAATAAGAcccaaattttataataatatatgaccaAAAACAAGCCAGAATAACGTGAGCATGGTAGCGTGGCGAGTGAAACTTATGAGAATACACATGCTTACATAactcttatatattttttaattttagttaccgCTCCCGCTCCAAGCTTCTAAGTGAAGAGATGCAAGACCGCTCAGAGTCGTCACTCGAGCGCGCAGTCTGGTGGATGGAGCGCACATTGCGGCGTCGCACGCGCAGGCGCGCCCCCGCCGTACGCGTGACCTGGCTTACGTTCATCGATGGAGACATAGTAGCGGCAGCTCTTGTGTTGATCATTAGTGTGCTGCTGGCGCTTTTTGGCCTATATAAAATGTTAACTAGAAGAAGTATGAAAGTCAAAACTACTTAATCGTAAAACAGTTCACGCCGTTTTACCTTTTGAGTGTTGTGTCATCAAATCTTCAATTTTGGAAGTGGAGAAGAAActagcaataattttaatgcaaATAGTCTAAGTGGTATTTCATGTGGATTTAAAATTTGGTTGATTTCAAGCTTATGCTCATAAAGTTGCTTAAACCGAATGAACAcatcacaaataataaaaatattgttattgcaTCTTCCGTATTGCCGACTGTTATTTGTttatgtttgtgtaaaaaatgaaattaattattttattgtttttttttatcagtatacaaattttagacccagtagtttcggagataaatggggtaatggtaattttttgcttattttcttgaataacttctaaattgtttatcctaaaattataaaaaaatatatttgagattcaaaCAATGacctctttcatttaatatgtaacacgatatagtttgaaaaactttatttttaaattttctcatttacccccaaaagtggcccccattttaaaaattcatttgtttacgttacatgtccgtctttgggtcacaaacttacatatgtataccaaatttcaacttaattggtccagtagtttcggagaaaataggctgtgacagacggacagacagatagacagacgcacgagtgatcctataagggttccgttttttccttttggggtacggaaccctaaaaaaccaatAGGCACGATAAGAGTACGCGCGTGTATGTTTATATTCTAACACGAATTCGTGTTTGATTTATGAAATCATCATACAATCCGACAGCAACGGGAGCTGTCAACTCGGTTAATTCGAATTTATCGACGAGAAATATTTGTCCATAATTACACATAGTATGTTTATTCGTAAGTATCTGTACAAATTAGAACCTTATTGTTgagcaaaaaagtaaaaaatcgtttgAATATTTTTGATGTTGTGAGGATGTACCTAAAACGGACAGTGAACttttatcaaaaattaaattatgaccTCTCTTTCGGTCATACTCATAGTAGTACAAAATTACATCTTGCTTTGTTTATGGATTTAATGACcttatttaacaataacattgcAGAATAATAATGACTCGAATAATGATGTACAGTCGTACGAACGAGTTAAATCATACAGGATGCTTCATTTAAATGGGAAGGGGGAATTCCAATTTCTACAAATCATATTCTTTTTTATCACTAAGAAAACTAGCACAGCTGTAACCTATGTTTTACCATTAACAACATTAGTAGTATGTCGCATTATcctaatatttgtataaagatgaaAGATTTTATTCAGTACCTAAAATAACCTAAGCTAacaaccatggagactatatcatcatcatcatcatgtcagccgatagacgtccactgctggacataggcctcccccaaggctcgccactccgactgatcctgtgccgctcgcatccaccgaattcccgcgaccttcaccaggtcgtcgctccacctcgttggaggcctaccggcagttcgtcttccggtacgcggacgccactccagaaccttctggccccaccggccatcagttccgcgagcaatgtgccccgcccactgccacttaaggtttgcaattctgcgagatatgtcggtgaccttagttctactgcggatatcatcatttctgattctatcacgcagagaaaccccgagcatagcatggagactatataaaggagccaaatctctatgtatgaaaagtgtccatcaaaaaacagtaattaggcggcgctaccat from Cydia strobilella chromosome 11, ilCydStro3.1, whole genome shotgun sequence includes these protein-coding regions:
- the LOC134745622 gene encoding UDP-glycosyltransferase UGT5-like produces the protein MVGGWRCAFIICACAWYGDTARILIVVPTPSISHQVVFRPIAHELAKRHRVVILTTDPAFPDQAPPNLTEIDLHESYAPWIDRFVKTASGKRNDLYTQINTGYDLMLEIFPKQMKSEAVKRVFEKEKQFDLVITEGWTRPALALSHVFKAPVIMISSFGGTDEQYHLMGAPVDPILYPDYLRTRLFNLTLWEKVTELYNRYKLNRLKMAYEEKEDVMLRVLFGKDTPPLEELKNNVELLMVNIDPVFEGYRPVPPNVIHLGSLNCAPSKDLPQDLKSWMDSSKHGVIYMSFGTNTDPSLLPPERMAIFIRVFEKLRYNVLWTWKEPPEGLPANVRTSAWVPQSDLLRHKKLVLFITQGGLQSTDEGLRAGVPLLAFPMLVDQWFNAEQYERLGVGRRLEFASFTDDQLRENIEELIKDKGYRSRSKLLSEEMQDRSESSLERAVWWMERTLRRRTRRRAPAVRVTWLTFIDGDIVAAALVLIISVLLALFGLYKMLTRRSMKVKTT